Proteins co-encoded in one Arthrobacter globiformis genomic window:
- a CDS encoding regulatory protein RecX: MTASSKRRSSSAFAKAGGDRTAGPGPEPDEDRDADPASVARAIVLRQLTASPKSRLQLERKLAERNVPEDVAAAVLDRFEEVRLVDDAEFADMWVRSRSQSRRLAKGALRRELADKGIDADTAASALEQLSDEDEEAAARHLVERKLRPGTDLSDRAERDKITRRLASMLARKGYQPSQAFRIVAEVLDAAAGGAQSGGDSVEATADWE; this comes from the coding sequence TTGACGGCTTCTAGCAAACGCCGGTCCTCTTCGGCCTTCGCCAAGGCCGGAGGGGACCGCACAGCAGGACCCGGCCCGGAACCCGATGAGGACCGGGACGCAGATCCGGCGTCGGTGGCGCGCGCCATCGTACTGCGCCAGCTGACCGCATCGCCCAAAAGCCGGCTGCAGCTTGAACGCAAGCTGGCCGAGCGCAACGTGCCGGAGGACGTCGCCGCGGCCGTGCTGGACCGCTTCGAAGAGGTCCGGCTCGTTGACGACGCCGAATTCGCGGACATGTGGGTGCGGAGCCGGTCCCAGTCGCGCAGGCTGGCCAAGGGAGCCCTCCGCCGGGAACTCGCGGACAAGGGCATTGACGCTGACACGGCGGCGTCCGCCTTGGAGCAGCTGAGTGACGAGGACGAGGAAGCCGCCGCTCGCCATCTCGTGGAACGCAAGCTGCGGCCGGGGACGGACCTGTCAGACCGGGCGGAGCGGGACAAGATCACGCGGCGGCTCGCGTCCATGCTCGCGCGCAAGGGGTACCAGCCCTCGCAGGCCTTTCGGATCGTGGCCGAGGTCCTGGACGCTGCAGCCGGGGGTGCCCAGAGCGGCGGCGACTCCGTCGAGGCCACCGCGGACTGGGAGTGA
- the miaB gene encoding tRNA (N6-isopentenyl adenosine(37)-C2)-methylthiotransferase MiaB: protein MSLTYPSPAAGTENEPTGDAAVPRTYQVRTFGCQMNVHDSERMAGMLEAAGYVPADGAQADVVVFNTCAVRENADNKLYGNLGQLAPIKAANPGMQIAVGGCLAQKDRETILKKAPWVDAVFGTHNVGALPALLDRARHNNEAQLEILESLDVFPSTLPTKRDSVYSGWVSISVGCNNTCTFCIVPALRGKEKDRRPGEILAEVQALVDDGAIEVTLLGQNVNSYGVEFGDRQAFSKLLRACGEIPGLERVRFTSPHPAAFTDDVIDAMAETPNVMPQLHMPLQSGSDKVLRDMKRSYRSAKFLGILDKVRAKMPHAAISTDIIVGFPGETEEDFQSTLDVVEKSRFATAFTFQYSKRPGTPAADLPDQLPKAVVQERFERLTALQDRIAAEENATQLGRRVEVMVTAQSGRKSEETHRLSGRSQDQRLVHFTVPEGAPAPRPGDLVTVTITEAAAFHLIADPATADDYSLRRSRAGDAWDRAQADSCGAPVPGAGAPGAAGATGAGRTGVSLGMPSLPVRSR from the coding sequence GTGAGTCTGACCTATCCTTCCCCCGCAGCCGGCACCGAAAACGAACCAACCGGCGACGCCGCTGTGCCCCGCACCTATCAGGTGCGCACTTTCGGCTGCCAGATGAACGTTCACGACTCCGAGCGCATGGCGGGGATGCTGGAAGCCGCCGGTTATGTACCGGCGGACGGTGCCCAGGCCGACGTCGTCGTCTTCAACACCTGCGCGGTGCGGGAGAACGCTGACAACAAGCTCTACGGCAACCTCGGCCAGCTGGCGCCGATCAAGGCAGCCAACCCGGGGATGCAGATCGCCGTCGGTGGCTGCCTCGCCCAGAAGGACCGCGAAACCATCCTGAAGAAGGCGCCCTGGGTAGATGCGGTCTTCGGCACACACAACGTCGGCGCCCTGCCCGCCCTCCTGGACCGGGCGCGCCACAACAACGAGGCGCAGCTGGAGATCCTTGAGTCGCTGGACGTCTTTCCGTCCACGCTGCCCACCAAGCGCGACTCGGTCTATTCGGGTTGGGTGTCCATTTCGGTGGGCTGCAACAACACCTGCACCTTCTGCATCGTCCCTGCCCTGCGCGGCAAGGAAAAGGACCGCCGGCCCGGGGAGATCCTCGCCGAGGTGCAGGCCCTGGTGGACGACGGGGCCATCGAAGTGACGCTACTCGGCCAGAACGTGAACTCGTACGGGGTGGAGTTCGGGGACCGCCAGGCCTTCTCCAAGCTGCTGCGCGCCTGCGGCGAGATCCCGGGCCTGGAACGGGTGAGGTTCACCAGCCCCCATCCGGCCGCGTTCACCGATGACGTCATCGACGCCATGGCCGAGACGCCCAACGTAATGCCGCAGCTCCACATGCCGCTCCAGTCGGGCTCGGACAAGGTCCTGCGTGACATGAAGCGTTCCTACCGGTCGGCGAAGTTCCTCGGCATCCTGGACAAGGTCCGCGCCAAAATGCCGCATGCCGCGATCTCGACGGACATCATCGTCGGTTTCCCGGGGGAGACGGAGGAGGATTTCCAGTCAACCCTGGACGTCGTCGAAAAGTCACGCTTCGCCACCGCCTTCACCTTCCAGTACTCCAAGCGGCCCGGCACGCCGGCCGCTGACCTCCCGGACCAGCTGCCCAAGGCAGTGGTGCAGGAACGCTTCGAGCGACTCACCGCGCTCCAGGACCGCATTGCCGCGGAAGAGAACGCCACCCAGTTGGGACGCCGGGTTGAGGTCATGGTAACCGCCCAGTCCGGCCGTAAGTCGGAGGAAACCCACCGCCTCTCCGGACGTTCGCAGGACCAGCGCCTTGTCCACTTCACGGTTCCCGAGGGCGCTCCTGCCCCGAGGCCCGGAGACCTGGTGACAGTCACCATCACAGAAGCCGCCGCCTTCCACCTGATCGCCGATCCGGCCACCGCGGACGACTACTCCCTGCGCAGGTCCCGCGCCGGTGATGCCTGGGACAGGGCGCAGGCCGACTCCTGCGGAGCCCCTGTACCGGGTGCGGGGGCACCCGGTGCAGCAGGTGCCACCGGGGCAGGCAGGACCGGCGTGTCGCTTGGCATGCCCTCGCTCCCGGTGCGGAGCCGCTGA
- the miaA gene encoding tRNA (adenosine(37)-N6)-dimethylallyltransferase MiaA: MAGRPPVIAVVGPTGSGKSDLAVELALALDGEVVNADAMQFYRGMDIGTAKVTEAEQRGVRHHLLDILDVTQEASVSDFQQQARAAVADIHRRGRRAILAGGSGLYVRAALDVLDFPGTDPEIRARLEQENAEAGTAVLLDRLRAVDPVSAGRLSDARRIIRALEVFELTGRPFSSFMPTREYHQPAVQIGLEVDREQLRDRLAVRVHRMVERGLLAEVERLDAQGLRRGKTAPRALGYAQFLKVLDGEADVAQAAGETIVATRQFARRQLTWFRADPRISWLDWQDPELVAKAIGLAR, translated from the coding sequence GTGGCGGGCCGGCCCCCCGTCATAGCGGTCGTCGGACCCACCGGATCGGGAAAGTCCGACCTCGCCGTCGAACTTGCCCTGGCCCTGGATGGCGAGGTGGTCAACGCCGACGCCATGCAGTTCTACCGCGGCATGGACATCGGCACCGCCAAGGTCACCGAAGCCGAACAGCGGGGAGTCCGGCACCACCTGCTGGACATCCTGGACGTGACGCAGGAGGCGTCGGTGTCGGACTTCCAGCAGCAGGCGAGGGCCGCCGTCGCCGACATCCACCGCCGCGGCAGGCGCGCCATCCTGGCCGGCGGGTCGGGCCTGTATGTCCGCGCCGCCCTCGACGTGCTGGACTTTCCGGGAACCGATCCGGAAATCCGGGCCCGGCTCGAACAGGAGAACGCCGAGGCAGGCACTGCGGTGCTGCTGGACCGCCTCCGCGCGGTGGATCCCGTCTCCGCCGGACGCCTCTCAGACGCCCGCCGCATCATCCGCGCGCTTGAGGTGTTCGAACTGACGGGACGCCCGTTCAGCTCCTTCATGCCTACCCGCGAGTACCACCAGCCGGCCGTCCAGATCGGCCTGGAGGTGGACCGTGAGCAGCTGCGCGACCGGCTCGCCGTCCGCGTGCACCGGATGGTGGAGCGGGGGCTGCTCGCGGAAGTCGAACGGCTGGACGCCCAGGGCCTGCGCCGCGGCAAGACCGCACCGCGCGCACTGGGCTACGCGCAGTTCCTCAAAGTGCTCGACGGCGAAGCGGACGTAGCGCAGGCAGCCGGGGAAACCATCGTGGCCACCAGACAGTTCGCTCGCCGGCAGCTAACGTGGTTCCGGGCCGACCCCCGCATCAGCTGGCTGGACTGGCAGGACCCCGAGCTGGTCGCCAAGGCGATCGGCCTCGCCCGCTGA
- the dapF gene encoding diaminopimelate epimerase — MNETLAESVRPAATTLSGLRFSKGHGTGNDFVLVADPEGVHAISAEQVAQLCDRHRGIGGDGLIRAVPSRLLDEGRQLLAENPDAEWFMDYRNGDGSLSEMCGNGVRVFVHFLLAEGLAELPAGGSLTIGTRGGVKTIVRTGDGYAVDMGPWEFIFPDEAAARAMDSLVSADGLEVPRPALSVSMGNPHTVVALAELSELRDTRLFTAPHVDPTPANGTNVEFVVPAEPLVHDGVGTVTMRVHERGVGETQSCGTGACAAAVAIRHWAGQGAPDAWQVKVPGGVVGVKFFTVAGGREHVELSGPATIVATGTLS, encoded by the coding sequence ATGAATGAAACCCTTGCAGAATCAGTCCGGCCTGCCGCCACCACACTGAGCGGACTGCGGTTCTCCAAGGGCCATGGAACAGGCAACGACTTCGTCCTGGTGGCTGACCCCGAAGGCGTGCACGCAATCTCTGCGGAGCAGGTCGCCCAGCTGTGCGACCGCCACCGCGGCATCGGCGGTGACGGCCTCATCCGCGCCGTCCCGTCCCGGCTCCTTGACGAGGGCCGGCAGCTTCTTGCCGAAAACCCCGACGCCGAGTGGTTCATGGATTACCGCAACGGTGACGGTTCCCTGTCGGAGATGTGCGGCAACGGCGTGCGCGTGTTCGTCCACTTCCTTCTGGCCGAAGGCCTGGCTGAGCTGCCTGCCGGCGGCTCCCTGACCATCGGCACCCGCGGCGGCGTCAAGACCATTGTCCGCACAGGTGACGGCTACGCCGTCGACATGGGCCCTTGGGAGTTCATCTTCCCGGACGAGGCAGCGGCCCGTGCCATGGATTCGCTGGTCAGCGCCGACGGACTCGAGGTGCCGCGGCCGGCGCTGTCCGTCAGCATGGGCAACCCCCACACAGTCGTCGCCCTGGCCGAGCTGTCCGAACTCCGGGACACCCGGCTTTTCACCGCCCCGCACGTCGACCCGACTCCCGCCAACGGCACCAACGTCGAGTTTGTTGTCCCGGCCGAGCCGCTGGTGCACGACGGCGTGGGCACCGTCACCATGCGGGTCCATGAACGCGGCGTCGGCGAAACGCAGTCCTGCGGCACCGGCGCGTGCGCGGCGGCGGTGGCCATCCGCCACTGGGCCGGGCAGGGCGCCCCGGACGCCTGGCAGGTAAAGGTGCCGGGCGGCGTTGTGGGCGTGAAGTTCTTCACTGTCGCCGGCGGCCGCGAGCACGTCGAACTTAGCGGACCGGCAACGATCGTTGCTACCGGGACGCTTTCCTGA
- a CDS encoding class I SAM-dependent methyltransferase produces MESAHYFSASPAGPFTRKPLTVELAGETRKLQTSSGIFSPDGIDKGTAILLAEVPAPAPQGNLLDIGCGWGPIALTMALRAPHAQVYAVDVNERCVALTNGNAELLGLSNVAASRPEDVDPEIRFDTIWSNPPIRIGKDELHSLLLLWLPRLAPGGSAWLVVQKNLGSDSLQRWLAGALDDSFTVSREGTSKSFRILRVRKASR; encoded by the coding sequence ATGGAATCTGCCCACTATTTCAGCGCCTCACCTGCGGGCCCGTTCACCCGCAAGCCCCTCACTGTTGAACTGGCCGGTGAGACGCGGAAGCTGCAGACCTCGTCGGGCATCTTCAGTCCGGACGGAATCGACAAGGGGACGGCCATCCTGCTGGCGGAGGTCCCCGCTCCCGCCCCGCAGGGAAACCTGCTCGACATCGGCTGCGGCTGGGGACCCATCGCCCTGACCATGGCGCTGCGGGCACCGCACGCGCAGGTCTATGCAGTGGATGTGAATGAACGCTGCGTCGCGCTCACGAACGGGAACGCCGAACTGCTTGGGCTCAGCAACGTCGCGGCCAGCAGGCCGGAGGACGTGGACCCTGAAATCCGCTTCGACACCATCTGGTCCAATCCCCCGATCAGGATCGGCAAGGATGAGCTGCACTCACTCCTGCTGCTCTGGCTGCCGAGGCTGGCGCCGGGCGGTTCGGCGTGGCTGGTGGTGCAGAAGAACCTGGGCTCGGATTCGCTTCAGCGCTGGCTTGCGGGGGCGCTGGACGACTCCTTCACTGTGTCGCGGGAAGGCACGTCCAAGTCGTTCAGGATCCTGCGGGTCAGGAAAGCGTCCCGGTAG
- the hflX gene encoding GTPase HflX has protein sequence MTNQQNSGSEPAAQDMSPEEIQAVIDRILAKDVPARNAAAADGSRADSKGVLGKAQAISQLAEEHSTFDGDQQDLEERRALRRTAGLSTELEDVTEVEYRQLRLERVVLAGLWSEGTLADAENSLRELAALAETAGSEVLDGLVQRRAKPDPGTFLGAGKALELKDVVMSTGADTVVVDAELAPSQRRGLEDIVKVKVIDRTALILDIFAQHAKSREGKAQVELAQLEYLLPRLRGWGESMSRQAGGQVGGAGAGMGSRGPGETKIELDRRRIRTRMAKLRREIAAMKPARETKRANRRRNEVPSVAIAGYTNAGKSSLLNRLTDAGVLVENALFATLDPTVRKAETADGVGYTLADTVGFVRSLPTQLVEAFRSTLEEVADADLILHVVDVSHPDPEGQIAAVRSVFAEVDARKVPEIIVLNKADAADPFVVERLKQREPRHVVVSARTGEGIAELLKAISEAIPRPSVKMRLLVPYHRGDLISKLHDSDAEILSLDHEEGGTRAVVMVREGLAAELESFSTDD, from the coding sequence ATGACCAATCAGCAAAATTCCGGTTCCGAGCCAGCCGCCCAGGACATGAGTCCCGAGGAGATCCAGGCTGTCATCGACCGGATTCTCGCCAAGGACGTCCCGGCCAGGAACGCAGCGGCAGCCGACGGCAGCCGCGCCGACAGCAAGGGTGTCCTGGGCAAGGCGCAGGCCATCTCGCAGCTCGCTGAAGAGCACAGCACGTTCGACGGCGACCAGCAGGACCTCGAGGAACGCCGGGCACTGCGACGCACGGCCGGCCTGTCCACGGAACTCGAAGACGTCACCGAAGTCGAATACCGGCAGTTGCGCCTGGAACGCGTTGTTCTCGCCGGCCTCTGGAGCGAAGGCACGCTGGCTGACGCCGAAAACTCGCTGCGCGAACTCGCCGCGCTGGCGGAAACAGCGGGCTCGGAAGTCCTCGACGGCCTGGTCCAGCGGCGGGCCAAGCCGGACCCCGGCACGTTCCTCGGGGCGGGCAAGGCTCTGGAGCTCAAGGACGTTGTGATGTCCACCGGCGCGGACACCGTTGTCGTGGATGCCGAACTCGCTCCGTCCCAGCGGCGTGGCCTTGAAGACATTGTCAAGGTGAAGGTCATCGACCGCACGGCCCTGATCCTCGACATCTTCGCCCAGCACGCTAAGAGCCGTGAAGGCAAGGCCCAGGTGGAGCTGGCACAGCTCGAATACCTCCTCCCGCGCCTCCGCGGCTGGGGTGAATCGATGTCCCGCCAGGCCGGTGGCCAGGTGGGCGGTGCAGGCGCCGGCATGGGCTCGCGTGGTCCCGGTGAAACCAAGATCGAACTGGACCGGCGCAGGATCCGCACGCGGATGGCTAAGCTGCGGCGCGAGATCGCCGCGATGAAGCCGGCACGGGAGACCAAACGGGCCAACCGCCGTCGTAATGAAGTCCCGTCAGTGGCCATTGCCGGATACACCAACGCCGGCAAGTCCTCGCTGCTGAACCGCCTCACCGACGCCGGAGTCCTGGTGGAGAACGCCCTGTTCGCCACCCTGGACCCCACCGTCCGCAAGGCCGAGACCGCCGACGGCGTTGGCTACACGCTGGCCGACACCGTGGGGTTCGTCCGGTCCCTTCCCACGCAGCTGGTGGAGGCCTTCCGCTCCACCCTGGAGGAAGTGGCGGATGCAGACCTGATCCTGCACGTCGTGGACGTGTCCCACCCGGATCCGGAGGGTCAGATCGCCGCCGTGCGCTCAGTGTTCGCCGAGGTGGACGCCCGCAAGGTGCCTGAGATCATCGTCCTGAACAAGGCGGACGCCGCCGACCCCTTTGTGGTGGAGCGGCTCAAGCAGCGCGAACCGCGGCATGTGGTGGTTTCGGCACGCACGGGGGAGGGCATCGCCGAGCTGCTCAAGGCCATCAGCGAGGCCATCCCGCGGCCGAGCGTCAAGATGCGGTTGCTCGTCCCGTACCACCGCGGCGATCTGATCAGCAAGCTCCACGACTCCGACGCGGAGATCCTGAGCCTGGATCACGAAGAGGGCGGCACCCGCGCCGTGGTCATGGTCCGGGAAGGCCTCGCGGCTGAACTGGAATCCTTCAGTACCGATGACTGA
- a CDS encoding ATP-dependent DNA helicase, with protein sequence MTDEAAAAGAAGTAGEQRVLDLLDRAVAGMGGQSRSGQHEMARQVARAIETGDHLLVQAGTGTGKSLAYLVPLIAHSLQSNKPALVSTATLALQTQIVGRDLPRLLESLEPALDRPVKVALVKGRANYVCRHKLEGGFPSEEPSEGQLFSLGEDTNVPHFAAAVGGPSSQLGKEVVRLREWAEQTTTGDRDELLPGVTDRAWRQVSVTSMECLGAQKCPLAEECFSELARHNATEADVVVTNHAMLAVSAFEGLAVLPEYDVVVVDEAHELQDRVTGAVSGQLSVAMVHAAASGARKHTGITVDALNTAAANLEVALAGVPSGLLPNGLNDEQLDCVDQLREACRAALSDSKGDSNTTADGGRQLARSRLLVILELCERLIAARENREVVWFSRNSTFDPQQGYSAPDETAPALVNIAPLSVAGRLREGLFAGHTVVLTSATLAIGSAFEPAAGGLGLVGDGAPSWTGVDVGSPFDYPRQGILYVAGHLPKPGRGTSPEALGELESLIRASGGGALCLFSSRRAAEEAADALRTRLDISILCQGESTMTALVKQFADEPDTCLFGTMSLWQGVDVPGGSCRLVVIDRIPFPRPDDPLMTARSRAVAQAGGNGFMSVSATHAAIRLAQGAGRLIRSTNDKGVVAVLDSRLSTERYGGFLRAALPPFWPTTDRKTAVAALERLAGAQA encoded by the coding sequence ATGACTGACGAGGCGGCAGCCGCCGGTGCCGCGGGCACGGCCGGCGAGCAGCGTGTGCTTGACCTGCTCGACCGTGCCGTGGCGGGCATGGGCGGCCAAAGCCGCAGCGGCCAGCACGAGATGGCCAGGCAGGTGGCGCGCGCAATAGAAACGGGCGACCACCTGCTGGTCCAGGCCGGCACCGGAACCGGCAAGTCGCTGGCGTACCTGGTCCCGCTCATTGCGCACTCGCTCCAGAGCAACAAGCCTGCCCTCGTGTCCACCGCCACCCTCGCCCTCCAGACCCAGATCGTGGGCAGGGACCTTCCCCGGCTCCTGGAAAGCCTCGAACCGGCACTCGACCGGCCTGTGAAGGTTGCGCTGGTCAAGGGCCGCGCCAACTACGTCTGCAGGCACAAGCTCGAGGGCGGCTTTCCCTCCGAGGAACCCTCGGAGGGCCAGCTCTTCTCGCTGGGCGAGGACACCAACGTCCCGCACTTCGCCGCGGCGGTGGGCGGCCCCTCGTCCCAGCTCGGCAAGGAGGTGGTCCGGCTCCGTGAATGGGCGGAGCAGACCACCACAGGTGACCGCGACGAGCTGCTTCCCGGCGTCACGGACCGGGCCTGGCGGCAGGTGTCCGTCACGTCCATGGAATGCCTCGGCGCGCAGAAGTGCCCCCTCGCCGAAGAGTGCTTCAGCGAGCTTGCCCGCCATAACGCGACGGAAGCCGACGTCGTGGTGACCAACCACGCCATGCTGGCCGTCAGTGCCTTCGAAGGCCTGGCGGTGCTGCCGGAGTACGACGTCGTGGTGGTGGACGAGGCCCACGAACTCCAGGACCGGGTCACCGGCGCGGTTTCGGGGCAGCTGTCGGTGGCCATGGTCCACGCCGCAGCGTCCGGCGCCCGCAAGCACACCGGGATCACCGTTGACGCGCTCAACACAGCGGCCGCCAACCTCGAGGTGGCTCTCGCCGGCGTTCCCAGCGGCCTGCTGCCCAACGGCCTGAACGACGAGCAGCTGGACTGTGTGGACCAGCTTCGTGAGGCCTGCCGGGCTGCGCTGTCGGATTCCAAGGGGGACAGCAATACAACGGCCGACGGCGGGCGGCAGCTCGCGCGCTCCCGCCTGCTGGTGATCTTGGAGCTTTGCGAACGGCTCATCGCCGCCCGCGAAAACCGCGAGGTGGTCTGGTTCTCCCGGAACAGCACGTTTGATCCCCAGCAGGGTTACTCTGCGCCGGACGAGACTGCCCCGGCGCTGGTCAACATCGCCCCGCTGAGCGTCGCCGGCCGGCTCCGGGAAGGCCTGTTCGCCGGGCATACAGTCGTGCTGACATCGGCCACTCTTGCCATCGGCTCTGCCTTCGAACCAGCGGCCGGCGGGTTGGGCCTGGTCGGGGACGGTGCGCCGAGCTGGACCGGCGTCGACGTGGGTTCGCCCTTCGACTACCCCAGGCAGGGCATCCTCTACGTAGCAGGCCACCTGCCGAAACCGGGCCGTGGCACTTCGCCTGAGGCCCTGGGCGAACTCGAGTCGCTCATCCGCGCCTCCGGCGGGGGAGCGCTTTGTCTGTTCTCCTCAAGGAGGGCGGCCGAGGAAGCCGCGGACGCCCTGCGCACACGGCTGGATATCAGCATTCTTTGCCAGGGCGAATCCACCATGACGGCCCTGGTGAAGCAGTTTGCTGACGAGCCCGATACCTGCCTGTTCGGCACGATGTCACTGTGGCAGGGGGTCGACGTGCCAGGCGGGTCCTGCCGCCTGGTGGTCATTGACAGGATTCCCTTCCCGCGGCCGGACGATCCGCTGATGACCGCGCGGTCCCGGGCCGTTGCCCAGGCCGGCGGCAACGGCTTCATGTCCGTATCCGCCACGCACGCGGCCATCAGGCTTGCCCAGGGGGCGGGACGGCTCATTCGGTCCACGAACGACAAGGGCGTTGTGGCCGTTCTCGATTCCCGGCTGTCCACCGAACGCTACGGCGGGTTCCTGCGCGCGGCCCTGCCGCCGTTCTGGCCAACGACCGACCGGAAGACCGCCGTCGCGGCGCTGGAAAGGCTCGCCGGAGCGCAGGCGTAG
- the lexA gene encoding transcriptional repressor LexA → MAAQASDGKAPQRSPRSQRTPKGLTLRQKKILETIQRSVNENGYPPSMREIGDTVGLASLSSVTHQLSQLEKLGYLRRDPKRPRAMEVLMPLTLDAGTAKSGGADKAPALSTAGAAVSELPSAMDTAMVPLVGRIAAGGPILADQMVEDLMPLPRQLVGHGELFMLRVAGDSMVDAAICDGDWVVVRRQSDAVNGDIVAALLDDEATVKTFRQRDGHTWLLPQNTQYEPILGDHAVVMGKVVSVLRSL, encoded by the coding sequence ATGGCAGCACAGGCCTCTGACGGCAAGGCTCCCCAGCGCAGCCCGCGGTCTCAGCGGACCCCCAAGGGACTTACACTCCGCCAGAAGAAGATCCTGGAAACCATCCAGCGCTCGGTCAACGAGAACGGCTATCCGCCGTCGATGCGGGAAATCGGCGACACCGTCGGCCTGGCCAGCCTGTCCAGCGTGACCCATCAGCTCTCACAGCTGGAAAAGCTTGGCTACCTTCGGCGTGACCCCAAGCGTCCGCGCGCCATGGAGGTCCTGATGCCGCTCACCCTGGACGCAGGCACGGCAAAATCCGGCGGTGCGGACAAGGCCCCGGCCCTGAGCACGGCAGGCGCTGCCGTGTCCGAACTGCCCAGCGCGATGGACACCGCAATGGTCCCGCTGGTAGGCCGGATCGCGGCCGGCGGTCCCATCCTCGCGGACCAGATGGTGGAGGACCTGATGCCGCTGCCCCGCCAGCTGGTGGGCCACGGCGAGCTGTTCATGCTCAGGGTCGCAGGCGACTCCATGGTGGATGCCGCCATCTGCGACGGAGACTGGGTAGTGGTCCGGCGGCAGAGCGACGCGGTCAACGGGGACATCGTCGCGGCGCTGCTCGACGACGAAGCAACGGTCAAGACCTTCCGGCAGCGGGACGGCCACACGTGGCTGCTTCCGCAGAACACCCAGTACGAACCCATCCTCGGCGATCACGCGGTTGTGATGGGCAAGGTGGTTTCCGTACTCCGTTCGCTGTAG
- a CDS encoding LysM peptidoglycan-binding domain-containing protein, translated as MPPSRAASRPGKPPRLRLTRRGRIVLIGLPLVLLAAVILSLAGLLNSPAKAADSASGLSVTPAVSVTVQPGESLWAIAGKVDPNRDPRDVIADIVQLNDLQAGKVMPGQQLFVPNK; from the coding sequence GTGCCTCCGTCCCGCGCAGCATCACGGCCGGGCAAGCCGCCGCGCCTTCGCCTCACCCGCCGAGGCCGGATTGTCCTGATCGGCCTGCCGCTTGTTCTGCTTGCCGCCGTGATTCTGTCCCTGGCGGGTCTCCTAAACTCGCCGGCCAAGGCTGCGGACAGCGCCAGCGGCCTGAGTGTCACGCCCGCAGTTTCGGTCACGGTGCAGCCCGGTGAATCGCTCTGGGCCATCGCCGGAAAAGTCGATCCGAACCGTGATCCCCGGGACGTGATCGCGGACATCGTCCAGCTCAACGACCTTCAGGCGGGGAAGGTCATGCCCGGCCAGCAGCTGTTTGTGCCGAACAAATAG
- a CDS encoding histidinol-phosphate transaminase produces the protein MTDQLERLNRLPLRTNLRGLSPYGAPQLDVPILLNVNENTHGVPADVRAAITAAVTEAAAGLNRYPDREFTELREALAEYLGHGLSADNLWAANGSNEVLQQILQAFGGPGRSLLSFPPTYSMYPLLASGTDTAYIAGRRADDYGLSAESAASQVRELQPNIVFLCSPNNPTGTGLGLDVVEAVYEAGEASQAVVVVDEAYHEFAHDGTPSALTLLPGRERLIVSRTMSKAFALAGARLGYMAAAPEVTDALRLVRLPYHLSAVTQATALAALQHREALMADVQDIKRQRDRIVAELTRMGLRPAASDSNYVFFGGLENPHEVWQELLDAGVLVRDVGIAGHLRVTAGTETETTAFLEALESILARQAALPA, from the coding sequence GTGACTGACCAGCTTGAGCGACTGAACCGACTGCCCCTGCGGACCAATCTGAGGGGGCTGTCCCCTTACGGCGCCCCGCAGCTTGACGTTCCGATCCTGCTCAACGTCAACGAGAACACGCATGGCGTGCCCGCCGACGTGCGGGCGGCCATCACCGCGGCCGTAACCGAGGCCGCCGCCGGACTCAACCGGTACCCCGACCGCGAATTCACCGAACTCCGGGAGGCCCTGGCGGAATACCTCGGCCACGGGCTCAGCGCGGACAACCTCTGGGCAGCCAACGGCTCCAACGAGGTCCTCCAGCAGATCCTCCAGGCCTTCGGCGGCCCGGGCCGTTCGCTCCTGAGCTTCCCGCCGACGTACTCCATGTACCCGCTCCTCGCCAGCGGCACGGACACCGCCTACATCGCCGGCAGGCGCGCCGATGACTACGGCCTCAGCGCCGAGTCGGCCGCCAGCCAGGTGCGCGAACTCCAGCCCAACATCGTCTTCCTCTGCTCGCCCAACAACCCCACAGGCACGGGCCTGGGCCTGGATGTGGTGGAGGCCGTCTACGAGGCGGGCGAGGCCAGCCAGGCGGTCGTCGTCGTGGACGAGGCCTATCACGAGTTTGCGCACGACGGCACGCCCAGCGCTCTTACCCTGCTGCCCGGCCGGGAGCGGCTCATCGTCTCCCGGACCATGAGCAAGGCGTTCGCTCTTGCCGGCGCCCGCCTCGGTTACATGGCCGCAGCCCCGGAGGTGACCGACGCCCTGCGGCTGGTGCGCCTGCCCTACCACCTGTCGGCCGTCACGCAGGCTACTGCCCTGGCGGCGCTGCAGCACCGCGAGGCGCTCATGGCGGATGTCCAGGACATCAAGCGGCAGCGCGACCGGATTGTCGCTGAACTGACGCGGATGGGGCTGCGGCCCGCGGCGTCCGACTCCAACTACGTCTTCTTCGGCGGGCTGGAAAACCCCCATGAGGTCTGGCAGGAACTGCTGGATGCAGGGGTGCTTGTCCGGGACGTGGGCATCGCCGGCCACCTGCGCGTCACGGCCGGTACTGAGACGGAAACCACAGCCTTCCTGGAAGCGCTGGAAAGCATCCTGGCCCGGCAGGCCGCACTTCCGGCCTAA